A single region of the Mugil cephalus isolate CIBA_MC_2020 chromosome 4, CIBA_Mcephalus_1.1, whole genome shotgun sequence genome encodes:
- the cdh27 gene encoding cadherin-like protein 26 produces MRCCFFLLVYCLSSMTCSELLSRHKRMWIIDSFEMEEENPGPFPYVLGRVNIDRNYRVFFELFGEGVNLEPTGVLSIHKDTGTLYVHKAVDYETIQLLKLGFNSVKTDSSLDTKLGIEISIRDINDNPPRFQRDLYELSVDEADTQGSHLLTVLAYDRDQRGTPNSTFHYEIKSVSPNSPDTEFFIDGSGAISFKGCLDYEVADMFEVLVEAKDHGEVVSLSSSTTVMIHVQDGNNYLPIITGQTGSRKVKEDETGSSPLRLHVTDKDSPGSRAWRARYTIHGDKGEHFRIETDPATNDGILTVVKPLDYEKGPQRELSISVENEAPYFSCKVKERTRSGLWKVDINKESDAGAGRPHSADDDTHKGGDAGAGRPHSVKVVIEVEDVNDPPVFSVDVIVATVEENAPTGTWVKKVTAVDHDTIQAKDFVYKIGNDPAGWVTVDPHTGDITTVKPPDRESPHVVDGLYTILLHAVDDGKPPMTGTATLHMYIADQNDNIPQPTVDYVTVCVSDGPSTTNITAFDRDDDPFGGPFSFELLGDVEGEWELNPSHGYTAGLVKQPNVYAGPYTITLKISDMQGEFGVYNLSVTVCSCSVLPNCLSRRHTAEKADSAAIGIVFASLFLLLLALLGTLFISRKTEFTHLQSDSSCGDTLVQSNTENPGTDCQVPTSAQAVPVNDNHHDRQDGQHETGFSTMEHVKHGFIYQRTEDHWRKDLSYQFSNRWNQVEDASTMNLLYRTYSSRAGLLALLHWRLASLQDTENELLDYEPHVYAEEGEPNEPGGNSELENIAIPDDESFQKALKNLDARFNQLASVCKPPNLQN; encoded by the exons GTTTATTGTTTGTCAAGTATGACATGCTCAGAGCTGCTGAGCCGTCATAAAAGGATGTGGATCATTGATTCCTTTGAGATGGAAGAGGAGAATCCAGGTCCTTTTCCTTATGTGCTGGGCAGG GTTAACATTGATCGGAACTATCGAGTTTTCTTTGAACTGTTCGGGGAAGGAGTGAATCTGGAGCCAACTGGAGTTTTGTCCATTCATAAAGACACCGGCACATTGTACGTCCACAAAGCCGTGGACTATGAGACGATTCAATTACTCAAG CTCGGATTTAACTCAGTAAAAACGGATTCATCGCTTGACACCAAATTGGGAATCGAGATTTCCATACGAGACATCAACGACAACCCACCGCGCTTCCAGAGGGACTTGTATGAACTCAGCGTCGATGAGGCAGACACCCAAG GCTCCCATCTACTGACTGTGCTGGCATatgacagagaccagagaggaaCGCCGAACTCAACTTTCCATTACGAAATCAAATCTGTGTCTCCGAACTCTCCAGACACCGAATTCTTCATTGATGGGTCTGGAGCGATCTCATTTAAGGGATGTTTGGATTATGAG gtgGCCGACATGTTTGAAGTACTGGTGGAGGCTAAAGACCACGGGGAAGTGGTCAGCCTGTCCAGTTCAACCACTGTCATGATTCATGTCCAGGACGGCAACAACTACCTGCCCATCATCACTGGTCAAACA GGTAGCCGCAAAGTGAAGGAAGATGAGACTGGGTCCTCTCCTCTGCGGCTGCACGTGACGGACAAAGACAGTCCAGGCAGCCGAGCGTGGAGAGCCAGGTACACCATACACGGAGACAAGGGGGAACACTTCAGGATAGAAACTGACCCAGCCACAAATGATGGAATCCTGACAGTAGTAAAA CCTTTAGATTATGAGAAGGGACCACAGAGAGAGCTGTCCATATCGGTGGAAAATGAAGCACCCTATTTCTCCTGTAAAGTGAAGGAGAGGACGCGCTCCGGCCTCTGGAAAGTCGACATCAATAAAGAAAGCGACGCCGGTGCAGGTCGGCCTCACTCTGCAGACGACGACACTCACAAAGGAGGCGACGCCGGTGCAGGTCGGCCTCACTCTGTAAAAGTTGTCATCGAGGTGGAGGATGTCAACGACCCCCCAGTGTTTAGCGTGGACGTCATAGTGGCCACGGTGGAGGAAAATGCACCCACTGGGACCTGGGTAAAGAAAGTGACTGCTGTGGATCATGACACCATTCAAGCGAAAGATTTTGT TTACAAGATAGGAAATGATCCTGCAGGCTGGGTAACGGTAGATCCCCACACAGGTGACATCACTACAGTGAAGCCACCGGACAGGGAATCTCCTCATGTTGTTGACGGCCTCTACACCATCTTATTGCATGCTGTTGATGAtg GTAAGCCTCCTATGACAGGCACAGCTACGCTGCATATGTACATTGCTGACCAGAATGACAACATCCCACAGCCAACAGTGGACTATGTGACCGTCTGTGTTTCCGACGGCCCCTCGACTACCAACATCACAGCTTTTGACCGGGATGATGATCCCTTTGGAGGGCCTTTTTCGTTCGAGCTGCTGGGGGATGTCGAAGGAGAGTGGGAACTGAATCCATCACATG GTTACACAGCTGGCCTGGTGAAGCAGCCTAATGTGTACGCGGGTCCGTACACAATTACTCTGAAGATCTCTGACATGCAGGGAGAGTTTGGTGTTTACAACctcagtgtgactgtgtgcagCTGCTCTGTGTTGCCCAACTGCTTAAGCCGCAGACACACTGCAGAAAAAGCCGACTCCGCCGCTATTGGCATCGTGTTTGCCtccttgtttttacttttgc TTGCTCTGCTGGGGACACTCTTTATCAGCCGCAAAACAGAGTTCACCCATCTGCAGAGCGACAGTTCCTGTGGAGACACACTTGTCCAATCAAACACAGAGAATCCAGGAACAGATTGCCAG gtacCTACCAGTGCTCAGGCAGTGCCAGTTAATGACAATCACCATGATCGGCAGGACGGACAGCATGAGACAGGGTTTTCAACAATG GAGCATGTGAAGCATGGATTCATCTATCAGCGCACTGAGGATCACTGGAGGAAAGATCTTTCCTACCAGTTCAGCAACAGATGGAACCAG GTTGAGGATGCGAGCACCATGAACCTCCTCTACAGAACATACAGCAGCCGTGCAGGTCTCCTCGCCTTACTTCATTGG AGACTCGCTTCTCTCCAggacacagaaaatgaattgtTGGACTACGAGCCTCACGTGTATGCAGAGGAGGGGGAGCCCAATGAACCCGGGGGGAACTCTGAGCTGGAGAATATTGCCATCCCCGATGACGAGTCATTTCAGAAAGCACTAAAAAATTTGGACGCAAGATTTAATCAACTGGCTTCAGTTTGCAAGCCACCAAACTTACAAAATTGA
- the LOC125006502 gene encoding protein LSM14 homolog B-like isoform X1 codes for MSAGGGTPYIGSKISLISKAQIRYEGILSSVDTDRSTVALAKVKSYGTEDRYTDRPVPPKDEIYEYIIFRGSDIKDITVSEPPKPHHGLPRDPAIVQSSLGSSSAAYHPRWNSYRDMMPNYNPLAASSLLNQQYNAALGLVPGLHGPARRAPMVEQAVQTMPLASAAQKRGKPPIQPQGRQLVRPTQRSRQDGSQVQKENVPTSRAPSQPSAAKVQGQSAENQKKRQKQGRSRNRSRGQLLVKNSKASTLEFESDFDFETANAQFKDDLTKEVIVEKSDSGEAQENQGMEEDETLVEKYYDKAKCFFDNISSDLKPRRTTWAEEKKLNIETFGVPGRFLRGRGFRGRGRKGQSATEQRVLPKIGSGRV; via the exons ATGAGCGCCGGAGGAGGAACTCCTTACATTGGCAGCAAAATAAGTTTGATATCCAAGGCACAGATTCGTTATGAGGGAATCCTCTCCTCTGTGGACACAGACAGGTCCACGGTTGCTTTAGCTAAAG TTAAGTCCTATGGGACAGAGGACCGGTACACTGATAGACCAGTGCCACCCAAAGATGAAATTTATGAATACATAATCTTCAGAGGGAGTGACATCAAGGATATAACTGTGTCTGAACCACCAAAACCACACCATGGACTGCCTCGTGACCCTGCAATtgttcag TCATCCCTTGGAAGCTCCTCAGCTGCCTATCACCCACGCTGGAATTCGTACAGGGACATGATGCCCAACTACAACCCACTGGCTGCTAGTTCTCTTCTCAACCAGCAGTACAATGCAGCACTGGGCCTAG TACCGGGACTTCATGGCCCAGCCAGAAGAGCCCCAATGGTCGAGCAGGCAGTCCAGACCATGCCTTTGGCCAGTGCTGCACAAAAAAGGGGAAAGCCTCCAATCCAGCCACAGGGCAGACAGCTCGTACGTCCTACCCAGCGCTCTCGTCAGGATGGTTCCCAGGTTCAGAAGGAGAACGTTCCCACCA GTCGAGCACCATCTCAGCCAAGTGCAGCCAAGGTTCAAGGCCAAAGCGCTgagaaccagaaaaaaaggcaaaagcaaG GCAGGTCCAGGAACCGAAGTAGAGGCCAGCTTCTAGTGAAAAACTCGAAGGCTTCAACTTTGGAGTTTGAGTCGGATTTTGATTTTGAAACGGCGAATGCTCAGTTTAAAGACGATCTCACAAAGGAAgttatag TTGAGAAGTCGGATTCCGGAGAGGCCCAGGAGAACCAGGGTATGGAGGAGGACGAAACTCTTGTCGAGAAGTACTACGACAAAGCCAAATGCTTCTTTGACAACATCTCATCAGATCTTAAACCCAG GAGAACCACCTGGGCAGAAGAGAAAAAATTGAACATAGAAACTTTTGGTGTGCCGGGTCGCTTCCTGAGAGGTAGAGGATTCAGGGGACGTGGACGCAAAGGGCAGAGCGCCACTGAGCAGCGAGTCCTCCCTAAAATTGGCAGTGGGAGGGTGTGA
- the LOC125006502 gene encoding protein LSM14 homolog B-like isoform X2: MSAGGGTPYIGSKISLISKAQIRYEGILSSVDTDRSTVALAKVKSYGTEDRYTDRPVPPKDEIYEYIIFRGSDIKDITVSEPPKPHHGLPRDPAIVQSSLGSSSAAYHPRWNSYRDMMPNYNPLAASSLLNQQYNAALGLVPGLHGPARRAPMVEQAVQTMPLASAAQKRGKPPIQPQGRQLVRPTQRSRQDGSQVQKENVPTSRSRNRSRGQLLVKNSKASTLEFESDFDFETANAQFKDDLTKEVIVEKSDSGEAQENQGMEEDETLVEKYYDKAKCFFDNISSDLKPRRTTWAEEKKLNIETFGVPGRFLRGRGFRGRGRKGQSATEQRVLPKIGSGRV; this comes from the exons ATGAGCGCCGGAGGAGGAACTCCTTACATTGGCAGCAAAATAAGTTTGATATCCAAGGCACAGATTCGTTATGAGGGAATCCTCTCCTCTGTGGACACAGACAGGTCCACGGTTGCTTTAGCTAAAG TTAAGTCCTATGGGACAGAGGACCGGTACACTGATAGACCAGTGCCACCCAAAGATGAAATTTATGAATACATAATCTTCAGAGGGAGTGACATCAAGGATATAACTGTGTCTGAACCACCAAAACCACACCATGGACTGCCTCGTGACCCTGCAATtgttcag TCATCCCTTGGAAGCTCCTCAGCTGCCTATCACCCACGCTGGAATTCGTACAGGGACATGATGCCCAACTACAACCCACTGGCTGCTAGTTCTCTTCTCAACCAGCAGTACAATGCAGCACTGGGCCTAG TACCGGGACTTCATGGCCCAGCCAGAAGAGCCCCAATGGTCGAGCAGGCAGTCCAGACCATGCCTTTGGCCAGTGCTGCACAAAAAAGGGGAAAGCCTCCAATCCAGCCACAGGGCAGACAGCTCGTACGTCCTACCCAGCGCTCTCGTCAGGATGGTTCCCAGGTTCAGAAGGAGAACGTTCCCACCA GCAGGTCCAGGAACCGAAGTAGAGGCCAGCTTCTAGTGAAAAACTCGAAGGCTTCAACTTTGGAGTTTGAGTCGGATTTTGATTTTGAAACGGCGAATGCTCAGTTTAAAGACGATCTCACAAAGGAAgttatag TTGAGAAGTCGGATTCCGGAGAGGCCCAGGAGAACCAGGGTATGGAGGAGGACGAAACTCTTGTCGAGAAGTACTACGACAAAGCCAAATGCTTCTTTGACAACATCTCATCAGATCTTAAACCCAG GAGAACCACCTGGGCAGAAGAGAAAAAATTGAACATAGAAACTTTTGGTGTGCCGGGTCGCTTCCTGAGAGGTAGAGGATTCAGGGGACGTGGACGCAAAGGGCAGAGCGCCACTGAGCAGCGAGTCCTCCCTAAAATTGGCAGTGGGAGGGTGTGA
- the LOC125006501 gene encoding LOW QUALITY PROTEIN: transcription initiation factor TFIID subunit 4-like (The sequence of the model RefSeq protein was modified relative to this genomic sequence to represent the inferred CDS: deleted 1 base in 1 codon), with amino-acid sequence MTSSRGSAMDASTASTDSGTGHDPGKTLDSDRATFLPNHREKADSYSAQTFNGSQTMNSHNSGSAAPLGGTTVTSGTAMSVTAVNSGSVLSKGLSGATMPPSSNSVIQTPLLNSQSVAASATGPTTVTLVRPPMQTSGSAATLNGNNAASPVVPVSTTSQTGIQTPNNGPPPVSSVSHIIKAEPPTAGTEAAPQPAASPGSVAAPRVPAPVAVSPAGIRPQTPQMLAPRLPQTSPAQPSIQNIQLPPGMVLVRSESGQLLMIPQQALAQMQAQAQGGMAPRTAAPATVTAGQVPGNAIISRQVAPGTIIRQNCPAPTSLTASTTLHRPPVFQSSVAAAVPGVTQRTVTPTPGTTVTSVTVSKETIENVKKCKNFLSTLIKLASSGKQSTETAATVRELVKDLLEGKLEAEEFTSRLYKELNSSPQPYLVPFLKRSLPALRQLTPDSAAFIQQSQLPQAASGPVSSPSPTSTTVVLGTTAPRLTAPVTRPQLLPGVSKPGQTPSLVLQPQQQRAILRPQVTLSTTPMITVRNQAPGRIVLGQQQVQLKELQPVPLRPGVPPASKQVSAAALTPALKNKLKEGGGTFKDEDDINDVASMAGVNLSEESDNILATNSGLVGAVTHSCKDEAFLSCALLQRRMLEIGRRYGVTDLGAEVVNYVSHATQQRLQNLLEKVSEVAQQKNGNFKEDDNYEQSSDVRAQLKFFEQLDQLEKQRKEEQEREILLKAAKSRARQEDPEQLRLKQKAKEMQQQELAQMRQREANLTALAAIGPRKKRKNLDSPSSSASAEGSGTGSSLSGGPGSSGSRPTRQRITRVNLRDLLFCLENERSTSHSHFLYKGFLK; translated from the exons ATGACGAGCTCC CGCGGTTCAGCTATGGACGCATCGACGGCCAGCACGGACTCCGGCACGGGACATGACCCTGGCAAAACACTCGATAGTGATCGTGCAACTTTTCTCCCTAATCACCGGGAGAAAGCAGATTCATATTCCGCGCAGACTTTCAATGGGAGCCAAACTATGAACTCTCACAATTCAGGAAGCGCTGCCCCTCTCGGGGGGACAACAGTGACAAGTGGCACTGCGATGTCTGTCACAGCTGTCAACAGTGGATCAGTGTTGTCTAAAGGGCTGTCCGGTGCGACAATGCCCCCCTCGTCCAACAGTGTAATCCAGACGCCGCTCTTGAACTCGCAGAGTGTTGCGGCTTCTGCAACGGGACCCACCACGGTGACCCTCGTCAGGCCGCCTATGCAAACCTCAGGGTCGGCTGCAACTTTGAATGGGAACAACGCTGCGAGTCCGGTGGTTCCTGTCAGCACGACGAGTCAGACGGGTATACAAACCCCAAACAACGGCCCGCCGCCGGTCAGCTCCGTGTCCCACATCATTAAGGCAGAGCCACCGACAGCAGGGACGGAGGCAGCTCCGCAGCCCGCTGCCTCTCCGGGATCCGTCGCTGCTCCCCGGGTTCCTGCGCCGGTGGCTGTCAGTCCTGCAGGGATCCGACCCCAGACCCCTCAGATGCTGGCCCCGAGACTCCCCCAGACCTCCCCGGCACAGCCCAGCATACAGAACATCCAGCTCCCTCCGG GCATGGTGCTCGTACGCAGTGAGAGTGGACAGCTGCTGATGATTCCTCAACAGGCTCTGGCCCAGATGCAAGCCCAGGCGCAGGGAGGAATGGCACCTAGGACTGCTGCACCAGCCACTGTGACTGCAGGCCAG GTTCCTGGAAACGCCATCATCAGCAGACAAGTTGCACCCGGCACCATCATCCGACAGAACTGTCCAGCTCCAACATCACTCACTGCATCCACCACTCTTCACAGACCGCCTGTCTTTCAG AGCTCAGTTGCGGCCGCAGTACCCGGAGTGACACAGAGGACGGTTACTCCAACACCAGGGACCACAGTTACCTCAGTAACAGTGAGCAAA gagACAATAGAGAATGTGAAGAAATGTAAGAACTTCCTGTCTACATTGATTAAGCTGGCATCCAGCGGGAAGCAATCCACAGAGACTGCAGCCACTGTCAGGGAGCTGGTCAAGGACCTCCTG GAGGGCAAACTGGAAGCTGAAGAATTCACCAGCAGATTGTACAAAGAGCTCAACTCCTCACCCCAACCATATCTTGTGCCTTTCCTCAAG AGGAGCCTCCCAGCCTTGAGGCAGCTCACCCCAGACTCAGCCGCTTTCATCCAGCAGAGTCAGCTCCCCCAAGCGGCCTCAGGTCCAGTTTCTTCCCCCTCGCCCACCTCCACCACAGTGGTCCTGGGCACCACTGCCCCTCGCCTCACTGCTCCAGTCACTAGACCCCAGCTCCTGCCGGGTGTCAGCAAACCAGGACAGACTCCCTCTCTG GTTCTCCAGCCTCAGCAGCAAAGAGCAATTTTGAGACCTCAGGTAACGTTATCAACAACGCCCATGATAACTGTCAGGAATCAGGCCCCTGGACGCATCGTGCTGGGGCAGCAACAGGTTCAGCttaaagagctgcagccag TTCCCTTGAGGCCAGGGGTGCCACCTGCTTCTAAACAGGTCTCTGCTGCAGCCTTGACCCCGGCTCTAAAGAACAAGCTCAAAGAGGGAGGAGGCACTTTCAA AGATGAGGATGACATTAACGATGTGGCCTCGATGGCCGGAGTGAACCTATCAGAGGAAAGCGATAACATCCTAGCCACCAATTCTGGGCTCGTGGGAGCGGTGACACATTCGTGTAAGGACGAGGCTTTTCTCTCCTGCGCCCTGCTGCAGAGGAGAATGTTGGAGATAG GTAGGAGGTATGGAGTGACAGACCTGGGTGCTGAGGTGGTTAATTACGTGTCCCACGCCACTCAGCAGCGACTTCAGAACCTGCTCGAGAAAGTCTCAGAGGTAGCCCAGCAGAAAAACGGCAATTTCAAG GAGGATGACAACTACGAGCAGAGCAGTGACGTCCGTGCTCAGTTGAAGTTCTTCGAGCAGCTGGACCAGTTAGAGAAACAACgaaaagaggaacaggagagAGAGATCCTCCTGAAGGCAGCTAAG TCTCGAGCTCGGCAAGAGGATCCAGAGCAGCTGCGTCTGAAGCAGAAGGCGAAAGAG atgcagcagcaggagtTGGCTCAGATGAGACAGAGGGAGGCCAATCTGACGGCTCTGGCAGCCATCGGCCccagaaagaagaggaagaatctggactctccatcctcctctgctTCAGCTGAG GGATCGGGAACAGGTTCCTCTCTGTCTGGTGGACCTGGTTCATCAGGCTCCAGACCCACACGGCAGCGCATCACACGTGTCAATCTCAGGGACCTGCTCTTCTGTTTGGAGAATGAGAGATCTACCAGTCACTCCCATTTCCTCTACAAGGGCTTTCTCAAATAG